GACAAGCCGGTGTGCGTCGCCGAGTCCGTCTCCCGCTACTACTTCTGAGCCCGGTACCCCACCATGCGGAGCACGAGGTCGGCGTAGAAGGCGCCGACCTCGTCGGGCGTCCGGCGGCCCTGCACGTTGAACCATCGGGCCACGTCGATGCAGAGCGACAGCACCGCGACGGTGGTGCCGGCCGGGTCCGCCACGTCGAACTCGCCGGCCGCCACCCCCTCCTCGATGATCCGGCGCACCGTCGCCTCGGTCTCCCGGCGCAGCTCCACGATCTCGCCGCGGTGCTCGGAGCCGAGCGCGTCCAGCTCGTACTGGACGACCCGGGCGGTGGTGTGGCGCTCGGCGTGCCAGCGGACGAAGGAGCGGACGGCGTCGGCGAGCCGGTCGGAGGGGGCGCCGTCGCGGAGCTCGGCGGCCCGGAGGATCTCCAGGGCCCGGTCGTGGCCGATGCGGCTGATCCGGTGGAGCAGCTCTTCCTTGGTCTTGTAGTGGATGTACAGCGCGGCCGGGCTCATCCCGGCCCGGCCGGCGATGTCGCGGGTGGTGGTGGCGTGGTAGCCGCGTTCGGCGAACGCCTCGACGGCCGCGACCAGCAGCCTCCGGGCGGCCTCGGGCGCGACCTCGCCCCAGGCCACGTCCTCGCCGCCGGGCGTCTGCTCCGCCGTGCTCATCCCACACTCCTCCTCGGACCGGTCAGGACGAACACCATACAACGAAGCTGAGCAAGCGCTTAGGGATCCCGGCGCCGGATCGCCCGACGGGACGCCGGGGCTCCGGGTCTCCGGGCGGGACGTCCGGGGCTCCGGGCGGGACGTCCGGGGCTCCGGGCGGGACGTCCGGGGCTCCGGGCGGGACGTCCGGGGCTCCGGGCGGGACGTCCGGCTTCCGGGCGGGACACCGGATCGTCGCGCGGGCGGGCTCAGAGCTTCTGCTGGAAGGGGTCGTGTTCGGCGAGGAGCTTCTCCAGGCGTGCCTGGTCGACGCGGCTGACGATCCGCTCCGACTCCTGCCGGTCGCGGACCACCTTGGCGAGGGTGAAGGCGGAGGTGGTGAGGTAGAGGACGGAGATCCCGAGGAAGGCCCGCACCCAGGCGCTCGCCTCCAGCTGGTAGATCCCGATCGCGACGGCGGCGAGGGCGATCGCGAAGGAGATGACGGCCTGCGCGTGGTAGGCGCTGGTGTTCTGCTGCTTGACCTGTGACTCGCTCATGGGGACACGATCGGGCGGATGTGGCCGGCGCCACATCCGCCCGGATACTCAGGTCCGTACTCAGACCCGCCCCCGCTCGCGGGCGGGTCAGAAGGCCGAGACGCCGGTGAGCGCGCGGCCGATGATGAGCTTCTGAATCTGGCTGGTGCCCTCGTAGAGGGTCATCACGCGGGCGTCCCGCAGCAGCTTGCCGACGGGGTACTCGTCGATGTACCCGTATCCGCCGAAGACCTGGAGGGCGTTGTTGGCGGAGCGGACGGCGGCCTCGGAGGCGAACAGCTTGGCCTGGGAGGCGGCGGTGGCGAACTCCTCTCCCCGGTCGACGAGGTCGGCGACCCGCCAGGTCAGCAGCCGGGCCGCGTCCACGTCGACGGCGATGTCGCTGAGGAGTTCCTGGACGAGCTGGTACGAGGCGATGGGCCTGCCGAACTGCTCGCGCTCCCCCGCGTAGCGCACGGCGGCGTCGAGGGCGGCCTGGGCGATGCCGACGCAGCCCGCCGCGACCGACATCCGGCCCTTGGCGAGGGCGGACATGGCGACGGAGAAACCCTTCCCCTCGGGGCCGAGCAGGGCGGAGGCCGGGACCCGCACGCCCTCCAGGGCCAGTTCGGCGGTGGCCTGGCCGCGCAGGCCGAGCTTGCCGTGGATGGTGCGGCGGGTGAGGCCGGGGGTGTCGGTGGGGACGAGGAAGGCGGAGACGCCCTTGTGGCCGGGGGCGTCACCGGTCCGCGCGAAGAGCAGCACCACGTCGGCCCAGGTGCCGTTGGTGATGAACATCTTGGCGCCGTCGATCACGTAGTCGCCGCCGTCGCGGACGGCCCGGGTGCTCAGGTTGCCCGCGTCGGAACCGGTGCCGGGCTCGGTGAGGCCGAAGCAGCCGAGGGCGTCGCCGGAGGCGAGCCGGGGCAGCCAGGACCGCTTCTGCTCCTCGCTGCCCCAGGAGGCGATGGTCTTGGCGACCAGGCCGAGGGAGACGGAGACGATCCCGCGCACGGAGGAGTCGCCGCGCCCCAACTCCTCGGTGACGAGGCAGTACGAGAGGTGGTCGCCGCCGGAACCGCCGTACTCCTCCGGGATCGTGAGCCCGAGGAAGCCGACCGCGCCGAGCTTCTTCACGATCCCCCGGTCCACCTCCTCGGCGCGGTCCCAGGCGACGACGTGCGGGGCGACCTCGCGGGCGACGAAGTCCTCGGCGAGCCGGCGGACGTCCCGCTGCTCCTCGCTCAGCGCCAGATCCACGGTGCCACCTCACCCATCCCGTTAATTACCACTGCTAGTTTTATCGGTGCGGGCCTACTATGAGCGCCATGGCCCGACCGCGCAAGCCCCTGCTCAGCCGAGACCGCATCGTCGAGACGGCGGGCGCGCTCGTCGACGCGGAGGGGCTGGCCGCCCTCTCGACCCGGCGGCTCGCGGCCGAGCTCGGGGTGAGCGGGCCCTCCCTCTACAACCACTTCCGCACCAAGGACGAGATCCTGGACGCGGTCGCGGACGCGGTGAGCGCCAAGATCGACCTGTCGATGTTCGAGCCGGACGACCCGCGCGACTGGCGCACCGCCCTGCACGACTGGGCGCTGTCCTACCGGGCCGCCCTCGCCGACCATCCGCACATCGTCCCCGTCCTCGCCCAGGGCCCGGGCCGCCGTCCGGCGGGCCTCAAGGTCGCCGACGCGGTCTTCGGCGCGATGGTCCGGGCCGGCTGGTCGCCCGCCCAGGCCACCCACATCGGCGCCCTGATGCGGTACTTCGTCACCGGCTCGGCGCTCGGCTCCTTCGCGCGCGGCTTCGTCGACGACGAGACCGCGTACGACCCCGCCGACTACCCGCACCTCGGCCAGGCGCACCGCCTCGCGGAGCACCGCGAGAAGGTCGACGAGGGCGCCTTCACGACGGGCCTGCGCGCGCTGCTCGACGGCCTGGGGGCGCAGTACGAGCGGGAGGCGCACGTTTCGGGGCGGGCCGAAGCGTGAGCGCGGGATGCTGGGGCCATGGGAGCCAGTGATCTCGCCGCGTTCGCGGCGCTCTTCGCGGAGGAGAGCCGGGCCGCGATGCTGCTCGCCCTGCTCGACGGGCGGGCCTGGACGGCGGGGGAACTCGCCCGCCACGCGCGCGTGGCGCCGTCCACCGCGACCGAACACCTGGGGAAGCTCGTCGCGGGCGGGGTGCTCGCGGAGGAGCGGCAGGGCCGGCACCGGTACGTGCGGC
The Streptomyces roseofulvus genome window above contains:
- a CDS encoding acyl-CoA dehydrogenase family protein, coding for MDLALSEEQRDVRRLAEDFVAREVAPHVVAWDRAEEVDRGIVKKLGAVGFLGLTIPEEYGGSGGDHLSYCLVTEELGRGDSSVRGIVSVSLGLVAKTIASWGSEEQKRSWLPRLASGDALGCFGLTEPGTGSDAGNLSTRAVRDGGDYVIDGAKMFITNGTWADVVLLFARTGDAPGHKGVSAFLVPTDTPGLTRRTIHGKLGLRGQATAELALEGVRVPASALLGPEGKGFSVAMSALAKGRMSVAAGCVGIAQAALDAAVRYAGEREQFGRPIASYQLVQELLSDIAVDVDAARLLTWRVADLVDRGEEFATAASQAKLFASEAAVRSANNALQVFGGYGYIDEYPVGKLLRDARVMTLYEGTSQIQKLIIGRALTGVSAF
- a CDS encoding TetR/AcrR family transcriptional regulator, which codes for MARPRKPLLSRDRIVETAGALVDAEGLAALSTRRLAAELGVSGPSLYNHFRTKDEILDAVADAVSAKIDLSMFEPDDPRDWRTALHDWALSYRAALADHPHIVPVLAQGPGRRPAGLKVADAVFGAMVRAGWSPAQATHIGALMRYFVTGSALGSFARGFVDDETAYDPADYPHLGQAHRLAEHREKVDEGAFTTGLRALLDGLGAQYEREAHVSGRAEA
- a CDS encoding YiaA/YiaB family inner membrane protein, with protein sequence MSESQVKQQNTSAYHAQAVISFAIALAAVAIGIYQLEASAWVRAFLGISVLYLTTSAFTLAKVVRDRQESERIVSRVDQARLEKLLAEHDPFQQKL
- a CDS encoding TetR/AcrR family transcriptional regulator; this encodes MSTAEQTPGGEDVAWGEVAPEAARRLLVAAVEAFAERGYHATTTRDIAGRAGMSPAALYIHYKTKEELLHRISRIGHDRALEILRAAELRDGAPSDRLADAVRSFVRWHAERHTTARVVQYELDALGSEHRGEIVELRRETEATVRRIIEEGVAAGEFDVADPAGTTVAVLSLCIDVARWFNVQGRRTPDEVGAFYADLVLRMVGYRAQK